DNA from Blastocatellia bacterium:
CTTGCCATTTGCCCAGTTTCATCAAGTCCTGGGTCACACTGAAGAGCGTGCGCGCTAACAGCTCTGAGCCGGGGGCTACTTCTTCTAATTTCGCCAACGTCGCTTGCGCCTCCGACAGATTGCCTTGCTCGGCTAACGCGATGGTCAGGTTGGCCAGTGTTTGCCGATGCATGGGATCAACTTGAAGGGAGCGGCGATATTGCTCAATCGCTTTTGTCAGCTCCTGTGGTTGGCGAAAGTAGAATGTCAGGCCGTAGTCAGTTCGTACGTTCACATCGTCCGGTTTTTTCTTCAACGCTTGCTCGTACCACTGCGCGGCTTCGACAAAGTGCTTGGAGGCATGATCGGAGGCCTCTTGTTGTATTTCGGTCATTCCTTGATCGAAGTGGGCATTGCCGATTTGAACGATCACGTCATAATCATCCGGCTTCAGTTTATGGGCACGCTCAAAGTATTTGGCAGCGTCTTCAAAGCGGCCAGCCCGATAGAGCAGTTGCGCGGCGGATAGTTGCGCGTCAAAATCTTGAGCCTTTTCATCGGCTGCCTTGGTTGCCGCTTCAATTTGTGCCGGATCAACCTGGGGCATCTCCGGATGGCCCGGCGGCAGTTGTCCCGCGCCCATTTGCGTGTTGCCCATACCTGGCGCGGCTGGACCAACACGATTGTAATGATCGGCGTAAAAGTAGCCACCGACTCCTCCCAAGAAGAGTCCGATGGCACCAACGATGATGCTTTGTTTTCTCAGTTTCATGATTTTTTCGAGAGCCGGATTATAACACGTTTGCTGATGTAGCGCATGTGTCAGAGCCTTAAAAGTCACCGAAGCAGACACAGGGTCAATAGGCGCGGGCGCCGCCCGCGAAATTGATGGGCGAAGCAATCCAGCCCCGGAGGAGCGAGAGATTGCACGCATTTTTGAATGTGGATGGGTGAACCTCGACAATTCAAAGAAGCTACCTCGCTCACACAATACCACACATATCTGACTGCCTGTTCATAGACTCCAAGAATGGATAAAGTCGGGCTTCGGCGCCCGCCACTTACGCGGCCAGTTTAGCGGAGGCGCTGTTCGGCCTGAAATGTTCCATCGCCGTTACCCAGCAAGATGGAGACACTTCGTGAGATGATGTTCGTGTTAGCCGTGATGAGGTCCAATGCGCCATCACGATTGAGGTCGGCAATGGTCAGCGCCACTGGCCCATCGTCGGTATCAACTCGCGTTTGCGATTGAAATGCGCCTCTGCCGCGCCCAAGCAACACGGACAAATCTCCGTCCAAGTAATTGGCCGTCACCAGGTCGGGCAAGCCGTCAGCATTGAGGTCAGCCACGACTGCTGACAACGGCGCATCCCCAACGGCATATCGCTGCGGACTGAGAAATCCGCCACGACCGCTGCTCAGAATAATCGAGACATCGCTGCTGAAGAAATTGGTTGTCACTAAATCGGTCGCGCCGTCGGCATTCAGATCAGCAGCCACAAGCGACAGAGGGCCGTCTTTCGCTGACAGCCGTCTATTCAATCGGAATGAGCCATCCCCACTGCCTGATAAAATAGTCACCTCGCCAGAGAACAACCCGATGCTGCTGACAGCAATATCAGGGACGCCATTTCCATTCAAGTCAGCGACAATCAATGCGGTTGGTGTTCGATCCAGCGCGAAACGACGTTGTGGTTGGAACTGGCCGTTGAGTTGTGCGAGCAAGACCGAGACATCACGACTGCCGCGATTAGCTGTGATAACGTCCTTGAGATTATCTCCATTGACATCGGCCAAGACCAACGAGATCGGTTGATCGCCCACCGGCCATGAGCTGCTCAGTTGGAAATTCCTATTCCCAAGGTTTTCGAGAACGGAAACGTCATCCGAGCCAAAATTCGCGGTGAGAATATCCGGTCTTTGGTCACTGTTCACATCCCCAATGACCAGATCAACGGTCAACTCACCGGCGGGGAAGAACTGTTCAGTTTCAAATGCGCTGTCTCCGGCGCCAAACGCGATCGCCACATCATCAACTTTGCGACCGGCTGCCGAACTGACAATATCCAGGATGCCATCTGCGTCAAGATCGGCAACGGCCACCGTCGTAGACACATCGGGGCCGGGTAAAAATTGCGCGTGCGTCGCAGATGCAGCAGGCAACACAGCGTGGATAACCAGCATGAGTGAGATATAAGCCAGATGCCTCATAGTAAACCTCCGGATCATAGGTTCTCATTGATGCTCAGCATAACTGAGATGTTCCGGGCTCAGACGGATTCTACGCGCGGGGGTCAGGCTTCGTCAACACAAGCGAGGCCACAGCCGGTACAGATTGACATCGCAGCCAGCGATATGTTAGTGTAGCCCTCCGTTCTTTGAATGACTTGTCGGTGCTCGGCGTTGTGTCACTACTGACACCAACGCTGAGAGAATAGGGAAGTGGGTGAAAATCCCACACGGTCCCGCCACTGTGATGTCTGAAGAAGGGCAGCACAAAGCCACTGGTTTGCCCAACAAACTGGGAAGGCGCTGCTCTGGAAAGAACGCCATCGTTCTTTCTGAGGACAAAGTCAGGAGACCTGCCGACAAGCTGCTGTGAGCCTTGGTGCGAGAGGACACTAAGATGCTGACATCTAGCACGCCTTTTGTATTGTTCATTGATTGTCTCTTGCTGGCCACCTCCTTGTCCTGTGTATCGTCAGGTCTTGCCCATGTAACAGTGAACCGAGCGGTGACACAGGATGATCGGGGAGATGCTGTTCGTGTTCCTGCGACGCTCGACCGTCCGCTCTCGCTTGATTCCAGTATGACTCAGGCGCTGTGCGCAGTGCGCTTTGGCAAGCATCTGGTTGAGATGACTCCCATCTGTGATGATCCGGCTGGGACTGCACAGAGCCGGAATGTGGGGAATGCAGTGAGACCCAATCTGGGACAGTTCAGAGCGTGCGGCCTTCGCTTCCTGCTTCGTGTGTCAGTCAGCTTCAGATGTGCACGTAATAGCCCTACTCGGCCGGGGTTCCTATTTTGTTGATCCGTGATGGTCAGGGTGTGGCCGATGGCTGCCCGGCTGATGTGATGGTGCCGGATCATCCTCGGATAGGTGTCTGGTTGTGCTCTACAAGTGAGCGCCAATCCCCGGTAGCCATGCGCTGCACATGTGTTGTTGATTTGGTTGATCGTCAACCAACAAAGTTTTAAGGAGAAAGAGAGATGAGAACACGAATATCTGAATGGATGTCGGTCGTACTGGTCATTCCTTTGTTGACAGTGACTGTATTTGGACAGTCACGTGCCGAGCTTCGCGGACGCATTCAAGATGAGGCGGGAGCCGTTATCGTGGGCGCGTCGGTGCGATTGAGCACGCGAGGCGGCGACTTGCGTTGGAGCACGGTGAGCGACCAATCTGGATCCTATCAGTTCAGTGGCTTGAGAGTTGGGGACTATTTGTTAGAAGTCCGGAAGCCGGGATTTCGCCCCTCGGTACTAACGGTTCAGGTGGAATCGCAGGCTCAGTCAGTGGATGTCACGTTGCAAGTGGCAGGATTGCGTGAGGAAGTGGTGGTGACTCCTTCAGGTCGGCCGCAAGCGCCCGACGAGGTAT
Protein-coding regions in this window:
- a CDS encoding tetratricopeptide repeat protein — encoded protein: MKLRKQSIIVGAIGLFLGGVGGYFYADHYNRVGPAAPGMGNTQMGAGQLPPGHPEMPQVDPAQIEAATKAADEKAQDFDAQLSAAQLLYRAGRFEDAAKYFERAHKLKPDDYDVIVQIGNAHFDQGMTEIQQEASDHASKHFVEAAQWYEQALKKKPDDVNVRTDYGLTFYFRQPQELTKAIEQYRRSLQVDPMHRQTLANLTIALAEQGNLSEAQATLAKLEEVAPGSELLARTLFSVTQDLMKLGKWQDAESTLAKLEKIIPGAPIIEQLKKDIAARSTGERIQPH
- a CDS encoding VCBS repeat-containing protein, translating into MRHLAYISLMLVIHAVLPAASATHAQFLPGPDVSTTVAVADLDADGILDIVSSAAGRKVDDVAIAFGAGDSAFETEQFFPAGELTVDLVIGDVNSDQRPDILTANFGSDDVSVLENLGNRNFQLSSSWPVGDQPISLVLADVNGDNLKDVITANRGSRDVSVLLAQLNGQFQPQRRFALDRTPTALIVADLNGNGVPDIAVSSIGLFSGEVTILSGSGDGSFRLNRRLSAKDGPLSLVAADLNADGATDLVTTNFFSSDVSIILSSGRGGFLSPQRYAVGDAPLSAVVADLNADGLPDLVTANYLDGDLSVLLGRGRGAFQSQTRVDTDDGPVALTIADLNRDGALDLITANTNIISRSVSILLGNGDGTFQAEQRLR